Genomic window (Procambarus clarkii isolate CNS0578487 chromosome 87, FALCON_Pclarkii_2.0, whole genome shotgun sequence):
ggaggtactgcacctcagcacgcattacTTCCTTTTTActcgggctgattctgtagatAGGTTGACGAattggccgggtgtcggggagtagctggatgtcgtgctgaaccacattacactccggtggatcatcgctgaacaacttctgatgttccttgaagattctgatgagaggagcactattactgtcctgcaaataggtataaagatcattaaggatttccgagttggaaggcactgactcagtgttagtgctttcgggaggagaagcagggaaggtctcactgtatggacctttaaaggtggataatgataccaacacagtagggggagtaccttgatactgcttaaggaggttgacgtggcacagctgggtcttccgtcgCCTATCTGgaatctcaagaacgtagttgttgttgtttctgcactccttgatgcggtaaggtcctgaaaacttgttttgcaatggagtacctgggataggaaaatatgcaaacacgaagtctcctggtttaaatttccttagtttgctgcgttggtcaaaatgagtcttcatcctctcctgagctttcaatagattgtcattagcaaatttacgtactctctctagaatgtgttttaagttttgaagaaactggggcacattttgagggtcactgaaggtggcattacgtagaaagtctttgaaagcttggagaggagtacggcacttacgtccgtaaagcatctcataaggagatactcctagagactcattggggagacttctgaaaatgcacataatgaggtcaagttgtttatcccagtccttcaagttttcattgcaaaatttctttaggagtgctttaatagtctgatgactacgttcaagagaaccctgtgaaacaggatgataggggctggacagtacctgtgtgatgttgaactcttccagtgtcttcttgaagagatcactggtgaagttggtgccacagtcactttgaacctctcttggaaatccatactgggtgaagatcttcaatagttgtttcaccacagtagcagccgtaatgttctttactggaactgctatggggaatctggtggtaggacacaggatagttagtatataggcgttgccagaactggtccggggtaaaggaccaacacagtcaatgatgagtctgtggaaaggttccgcaggcacctggataggagtcaatggggcctgggAATAGAGatattaggtttacctgccaactgacatgtatgacactgttgcacgtaacttttgacgtctttaaccacacctggccagtagtagtcttgtctgattccgtggtaggttttgttaaaaccatagtgagaaagagctccgtgagccaggtgtagaatatcgggctgtaggctggtgggaaccactagttgttcgacatttgcccaatcgccgtcctccttcagcttactgggtctgtacctgcggtagagcaactgattctctaggaagaacccagggatactgtcaggttgagcctCAGccgggaagaataatggtgttaatgatagatcttccctctgtaacttacggaactccaaactagtaagattcggtggtagattctgagggtcttgagggacagcggtagcagtagagtcagctggttgcgggcgtgcagcttgtgcacgggtggtcaccaaaaccggaggagaaacttcatcactttcttggacctctgctgaaacatactcaaagatgggattgtccactagagttacacacctggggtttgtccatgatgatcaggttggacggttgcagatcttctgccaagtcgttgcccaggagaagttgcacttcagacatgggaaaaggcttttccctgatgcccctgtgaagtcgattcacaggggcaaaatgtattgttaaaagtaaggattttgttgaacgaaaccggatcgagtctgctctgatctaacattgtaacaacagccttaatgtgagccccggtatgtacaagttggatccctatttaagcctcaatatagcacgtcaaaacaatatagcaatcatttaacacgtatggcacttggagatattaataggagctgcctcgtatgggtcaataggccttctgcagttaccttctttcttataattcctttcctccacttattttggtggtcaggtgatctgcccaggcggatataaaggtctgatcagcaatcttatcttcattctactttgctctgatgaaggcgaattagccgaaaacgcgttaagcattttctatttttcacatgtggttattctgcatatatatatatatatatatatatatatatataatatatatataatatatatatatatatatatatatatatatatatataattatatataatatatatatatatatatatatatatatatatatatattatattattatatatatatatatattatatatatataatatatatatatatatatatatatatatatatatatatatatatatatatatatataattaggtagAGAATGTAATTATTACTGCAGAAATCTTAAATAACTATGCACTTTACATTCCAATAAAGAGCGGAATAAATTTGAAGATTCAACGTACTGGATTTTGTTGTTAATCACACAGCCTTACGACAACTAGTCAAAATATAAACATGTGCACAATATTATAGTTTAGAAAATTATTAGTTGCTGGGCCGAGTGTCCACTGATGTAGGAACGACTCCAGATCCCTTGTCCTCAGCTGCCGTGATAAGATGTTACTTGTGGGTTGAAGTAATTAATAGTTCCTAGGACCCTGCTGAGATGTGCCAagtaacgtggcaccgctctgcTGGTCGTGGGAACGAAATACAAACTGTTAGCAAGATCGAAACATAGATCTCTGTTGCTCGTTGCTAATGGCGTCCGAGTCACGTGGTGGCAGGCGACGTTCTCGCGTCTTCTTCCTCTTCCtgattgcgcatgcgcggctctcgatagacatctcgagcgtaaatggatttatatatatatcggagGTAACTACGGAAAGAAGAGATGGTGATGAGTATTGATGTCACATTTAATTCTTCTGTGTTAAAATATAACTTCGCGTAACATAAATTGGGTTTATTAAAGTCACGCAGATAATCGAGGAAATCAAAGTGAAGTTATTTACATTAAAacaatttcctctagaatgtttaatatcaactaaataaaggaGTTCTAGTAAGCAGTAGTATGCTACGAAATTTAACTTattagtaactatttttagtataAGAAAAGATAAACTGGACTCTTATAAATTCAACTAAATGTGGAAAGAATTCATATTTCTTCCTGTCGTTCCTCGCGttgtcactctgactaggaagaatctggcaatatggtTATTATAAATCATGATGATTAACTCTACAAGTTAGTGATTTCAGTAACTaattgtggttaatacaaaggttgtataaaatacaaaagatgtatgaaactgttggttatttccaacataactccggaggGAGAAAACTCGGGTCGTAGTTCAGGTCTTAGTACTAACGTACAACTGTTTCTCTATCCTGAAGTTATATTTATGGGTTATTAGGTTAGTACGCACCTAACGAATGTCCCGAATATGTGGTAGATGACTCAAAGTCAACATAGGgacgtaaataaacattgaaaTTTATTGAATAATTATCTTGTAAGAAACAAAATGATATTATCAAAACTAAATTATGAATAATTTAAGATCAACGAGACCTCAACAATACAGTGAGGCTACTGTCCAGGGTCACTATGACTCGTAACTATCTAGTTACTGGCGATCAACTCACCACTGCATCAGCATGGTCACCTCAAGTTTAAATGATAAGTTATCTACACTTAAATAGAATGAAAATATTGTTTAAGTTTCTGTTTGCAATTCTGAGCAGCGACTCTAGATGGCCTTGTGTTCGGTTGAGTAGAATCATTGTTCTCTGAAACTTGGGTTACAGGTATATCTGTAGAACACTCATGTTCTACTAactctaaaggtactaatttttCTAGTGTTTTCAAGGTAGTAGTGCCTCCACACTGAACTTTAACAATTCGTAAAATACAATGGCAGTCAGGATGGATGTCAAAAATGTTACCTATAGGCCaatctgacctgggtccatcactgtctaataggacaagatcacctggtttgaattgagctttgttgtatGGGCTTGCAGCTCCATAATGATATTCTCTTAAAGCAGTTAAATATTCACGTGTCCAGACCTCATTCCATTTCTTTATTACTCTTGAAAGGTGTCTATAACTCTCCACCAAGTCACTCACCTTGACACATGAAGGGTCAGCTGGATCCTCGTCTCCTACAGATATAAGAGGGCTCAGAAGACCACCATGAAACAAATGAGAGGGGCTCAGGGGTTCTCTttgagagaaatcttcggataAGTAGGTTAAAGGACTGTTGTTGACTCGTGCTTAAAATTTTCACGACaagggtctgtaattcagtgagaTTAATTTTCTGCCGGTGTAAGGCTTTTCTTAGGCATTTCTTAACAGTTCCCACAATTCTTTCGTAAAAACCACCTTGCCATGGTGCTCTTGGAGGGATAATTTTCCAGTAGCATTGTCTCTGAGCACAGAGTGTACTTCTGGAttgttccatatttcttgtaAGCAAGCCTCTCCTGCCACGAAGTTTGATCCATTATCTGAGATCATTAATTTTGGGCAAGATCTTCGTGCAGCAAATCTGCGAAAAGCTTGCAGAaaggcttctgcactcatgtcagaagtgacttctaaatgtactccacgtgtggtagcacacgtgaagaggcaaatgtaGGCTTGTCCGGTGTGCCTGTTAAAATTAGTGCTCCTGTGTAGTCGACATCtgtggtttcaaagggacgaaggtgAACGACTCGCTCCTTAGGTAGGGGCGGTGGacctggataaggacacactcgagcatcataTCTCTTGCAGATTACACAAGACTTTATTAAGCATTTGATAGTTtggcgaccttggggaagccaaaaACGTTATCTGAGTTCAGTAAgagtatctaatactccaccatgcaGTGTATTATGCTCATGGTAATGTAGAACTATGAGTttagtaatgatgtggtgacgtgatAGAAGTATAGGATTCTTCGTATCTAAATTTATTTCTGCATGAAACAGACGTCCGCCGCATCTCAAAATGTTATAGTTGTCTGAGTCAAGCCAGATACCCAGAGACTTACTCAACTTATCTGGGAGACGTTCATATTCCTTACCATAAGTCTCTTGTTGAGCTTGTTTAGTGAAAGGGCCTATTGAACCATAtttctttgcagttacttccattcttccctttaacttacaaaatattatacccattgtttcgtgttctgtttgaaAACAATGTCAcacaagcaagcacagtaacacgagcgcactaaattttgaaaaagaaattgaaaacatgcccatgcactcggccccaggtccagactcatggaattcaatatttataaagaaatgcaaagtgccggtagcacaggcactcagtatagtgtggaggaagagcttggacacgggggagataccagatgcacttaaagtagcagacatagcccctctacacaagggagggagcaaagcattggcaaaaaattatttaaattccaggtactcaggtacggtaaaaatgaggaccttaaacataatacagagtacaaaacacaatcaaatgtacccatagtaggaaaacagcatgtaaaggatttgggaataataatgtctgacgacctaacgtttaaggagcataaccaagcaaatattgcgacagccagaaaaataataggatggattacgagaactttcaaatccagggatcccatcacaatggttgtaatcTTCAAGtagcttgtgttgtcccgtcttgagtactgctcagtactcacgtcccccttcagagcaggagagattgctgaaatagagggaatacagagaacatatacggcacgcatagacgcaataaagcacctaaattattgggatcgtcttaaagccctccaaatgtactcactagaaagaagacgagagagatatcaaataatatacacctggaagatactggagggccaagtaccaaatctacacagtaaaataacaacgtactggagtgaacgatatggaagaaaatgtagaatagaaccagtgaagagcagaggtgccattggcacactcagagaacactgtataaacatcagaggtccgcggttgttcaacgtcctcccagcaagcataagaaatattgccggaacaaccgtggacattttcaagaggaaactagatttattcctccaaagagtgccggaccaaccgggctgtggtgggtatgtgggcctgcgggccgcttcaagcaacagcctggtggaccaaactctcacaagtcaagcctggcctcgggccgggcttgggcagtagaagaactcccagaaccccatcaaccaggtatcaaccaggtaacattacaaaacaaaacagtatgaaacaaaacaaacatcaagaTGTATAACATGAAACATAACAAGAAAATCACAAtaaacaacaaacaaaacaaaaataacaaacaAGCACAACATGTAATGCAATAATAAAACACCAGTGCAAGGCACATAACAGAAataagacatgaataaaaacactcacaccaaaccaagcgcctcgcaacaaacaaagggagaggccaaaatatacaataataataaacaagcaatccatgcaatcaagaaaacaaaacatagtaacatacacaacaacaaacaatcaCCGGCCTGAAGGATCGAGAACAAAACACATCATAAAGGACATCATGCAATAGAACAGGAAAATTGCACAGCACACTACAggccaaaataaaaaaaaaaaaaaaaaaaaaaaaaaaaaaaaaaataaaaatacaaaaaaaaaaaaaacaacacaGTCTAGCAATGCATAAGTAGAACACACATGGCAAAATAACCACACAAAAGcaaatacaggaataaaaacacCCTCACCAAAACACCGGCCTCACAACAAAGAAGGTAGAGGCACGGGCACAGAATACAATAGGGCAAACAAAAGACCATAGGGGCACACAACACTACAGGAACAGGAAATCAGCTAacatatttgcccgggaacaAGACCCCGGGGGAACCGTACATGgaacgcctcccaaagcagccaCCTCCCCCAAGAGGCTTGACCCTCCACCGGGGATGCCATGTTATCCGAAAccctggcaacaaacacctgcaaacagggAACCCAGGTGGTGTCACTCCGGAGgcgagtaaccgccaccctaCTCCATACACCGGGAACCTGTCCATCATGAAAGTCCTCCGGCCTTTCAGACAGCAGGATCCCGGCAACTGTGGCCTCCAGAGCCTCAAGTCGCAACCCCGCAGGAGAGAGCTGGACAGGGGCACCAGCGgtcacgggcacaccaccagacgactgcagggaaccagggcggcgTGCATCCTTTCGTAAAgtcactaccaggccacgcccagcaccagcatccatactatccctggcagcggaagccaccacacctCACTGCAGAGAGCCACCTGGCGgggaaggaacagaaggcacacccgagacacggcCATCAGCACctgcaggcacatgaacctccaccaccacaaaccgcggagacaacgacgcatccggatccacgccggcaacacccgaagacccacagttactgaagtccccaacatcggcccaggcagtagacgaacgcctggaGTGTTTGGGCTCCGGCCAGAGCCGGAAGCAGATccagaaacacgggcaccactagccggacgaaccgacgcccgacgcagaacggcagcagcctctaccacaggggggaactggaccacacacagcaggaggctccgcagccaccccagcacccagcacagtagAGACCCGTGGTGAGGATGCAGGGCCGGGgtcagcagccgaagacgagggagcAGACGGCGACGCCTCACAGAGAgtaccaggaaggcccacgggagcggcagggccagagacaggaTCAGGAgtaacatccgacggcaccgcaacatccggaggagggactgcgacaaccgggggaacgtcggacgacgctgggggagcctcagcagcgaacgggacgctccCATCCTCACCCccagagtcctcctccagagggagcggcgggaaatcctcttcacggaacaAATTCACGGGAGCAACCGGATCAGcagtgcacccggcagcctgatacccaaacaagccacaccggaaacaagtacggggttgccgggcataaaacacccgcacATAGTACCCTAACAGCCGGACGgaggacggaatgtccgacctcagtcgcatcccgagggtacgaatgttggtcttcacacccgaatacttcCTAGATGACAGCGAATTCATCCACACACTGATGACGGAAGTTTTGGGAACCTCTCTGGAAAAAACGCTGGAGgagggtctcaggaaactccatgggggcgccatggacACTTACATATGTCaaagcaccactgcggtccgaaatggtcacagacccgttGCCGTCCTGCAGCAGCAAAGTACGCCCCTCGTACCTCCGGAGAAAATCACGGTACACTGCCTCACCCACAAATTTTATAATCACACGGCAAGCAGTGACCAGCTCGACACCGTAGACGTCCTGGACCGGGACCCTGAGCATGTCACTCAAGACCAAGTCTACAAGAGGGTAACCTGCACGGCTGGTTTAACTCCAAACCTATGGAGTTCACCCTCACGACAGctggaagatggccgcccatcgtaaAAATGCCACGTCCactccaccaggaacagcagggagggtagagacaccccaacccgttctcgcaaattcgtaaagtcaatattgacttattaactacgtgcttaggtgatatactaaacataatagataccaataaaaagattcatagaaaacaccgaccttacctaaccttgttagtatcttaagataagcatcttattgcttcgtaattacaattattacttaacctatacctattataggttaggtaataattgtaattacgaagcaataagatgcttattttaagatactaacaaggttaggtaaggtcggtgttttctatgaatctttttaagggtatctattatgttaagtatgtcacctatgcacatatttaataagtcaatattgacgtattaaatttgcgagaacgggttggacacccacaccccctgccggcgaaaacggcaGCTACCCTAAACTGCCAGAACggtcaggcgacacgtcctcactcaacGGCAGCTCAGGTTGGACTctctacaatgtgtgtatatatagtgtaataacaggaaaaacactgtttgattgatcgtagaatataatatatatgccaCATATATGGGGCCCGTAATTTTGAGCATAGTGATGTTCCACACATTAAACTAtagaaattccacaaattactcaTTTTTGAATAATTGTAAAGCAAAAACCCGAGAAGAGaagaaacaaatgaaacattataATAATTGTGCAATATTATATTCACGCCAACTTCCGCCCACGGGGTAGTGGGGTTGAGTGACCCCGCCACCCTGAGCGCTCCATCACTCAGAGACCATAAGTtactcaacttcccagctccatctcagctaaagtatgtcacatacaatatttttgttTGGTTTCCCGTGATCAGATACTGCATTTTTACAATATAGGaagataaaataattttttgaaaAGAATTTATTTGCGGTGTACTACGGGTGAGTCATATTTTAATGCAGTGCAGTGATTATACACAAGGTATGAGCAATCACATTAAACACAAGGTGAGAACTCTCACTTTAAACGTAAGATTTGAGCTATCACATTAAATACAAGCCGTGGTGTATTACATTAAACACAAAGCATAAACTGTCACATTAACACAATGCGTGACCTTTCACATTAAACTCAAGGTGTGAACTATCACATTAAACTCAAGGTGTGAGCTACCACATTAAACTCAAGGTGTGAGCTATCACATTGAACACAAGGTGTGAACTATCACATTGAACACAAGGTGTGAACTATCACATTGAACACAAGGTGTGACCTATCACATTAATCTCAAGGTGTGAACTATCACATTAAACTCAAGGTGTGAGCTATCACATTAAACTCAAGGTGTGAACTATCACATTGAACACAAGGTGTGACCTATCACATTAATCTCAAGGTGTGACCTATCACATTAAACTCAAGGTGTGAGCTATCACATTAATCTCAAGGTGTGACCTATCACATTAAACTCAAGGTGTGACCTATCACATTAAACTCAAGGTGTGAGCTATCACATTAAACTCAAGGTGTGAACTATCACAATGAACACAAGGTGTGAACTATCACATTGAACACAAGGTGTGAACTATCACATTGAACACAAGGTGTGAACTATCACATTGAACACAAAGTGTGAACTATCAAATTAAACAcaattcatgaagtatcacgtttACACATAATGGACTTAACAATAACCAAAGGTAAAGTTAAGAAGTCGGGGATAATTACTATGCTTAATCTGGTTTATATGTGTCAATTTAACACAATTTTATATTTTAATGatataaaaattttatatatttttttcataatgGGTTAAGtgaaaatatgtaaatttttATAGTTCAAATCAA
Coding sequences:
- the LOC138358867 gene encoding uncharacterized protein — protein: MRLRSDIPSSVRLLGYYVRVFYARQPRTCFRCGLFGYQAAGCTADPVAPVNLFREEDFPPLPLEEDSGGEDGSVPFAAEAPPASSDVPPVVAVPPPDVAVPSDVTPDPVSGPAAPVGLPGTLCEASPSAPSSSAADPGPASSPRVSTVLGAGVAAEPPAVCGPVPPCGRGCCRSASGVGSSG